Proteins co-encoded in one Candidatus Manganitrophaceae bacterium genomic window:
- a CDS encoding response regulator, which produces MSKERILVVDDEKTILELGRRFLAAEGFNVEIAAQGMQAMKLLEQSSFEILLTDIRMPGMSGLELMKMAKSLRPEIIMVVITGHGTITTAIESLKMGAMGFILKPFTRQELLSAIHNALDKCRLRQENIRMKSLMPLFQVSRQLMMETELTPLLNLIVELIKKETKVDRASIMLLNEKTGELTVKAGTGFENFDEKKLRKYVGEGVAGLAVERKEPILIQGGIEQNPHLGRLLDDSKVVSGLSVPIMIRKKVIGVLNLSKFNPGQPLGESDLGLISIFCGQAAVAIENARLYRDIKNAYFRTLQALVSAIEIKDEFSKGHSSGVAQYAALIGKALDLPKAQLRDLAIAAVLHDIGKIGSSDDILRKGSKLSEEEFEMMKFHPANAVKILETIGLSQEILTAILHHHEWWDGSGYPKGLSKEEIPLFSRIITIADTVAAMTSHRPYQQKVTLAEAQKEIRLYQGRQFDPHLVDLFLRIEEKTFLHPHSFDVEGLSD; this is translated from the coding sequence ATGTCTAAAGAGCGAATCCTCGTCGTTGACGATGAAAAGACCATCTTGGAATTGGGGCGCCGGTTTCTTGCGGCGGAAGGATTCAATGTCGAAATTGCCGCCCAGGGAATGCAGGCGATGAAATTGCTGGAGCAATCCTCGTTCGAGATCCTCCTCACCGACATCCGAATGCCCGGGATGAGCGGCCTTGAACTGATGAAGATGGCCAAGTCGCTCCGGCCCGAAATCATCATGGTCGTGATCACCGGACACGGCACGATTACGACCGCCATTGAGTCGCTCAAGATGGGCGCGATGGGATTTATCCTGAAGCCCTTCACCCGTCAGGAGCTCCTCTCGGCCATTCACAACGCGCTCGACAAGTGTCGGCTGCGGCAAGAAAACATCCGGATGAAGTCGCTGATGCCTCTTTTTCAGGTCAGCCGACAACTGATGATGGAGACCGAGCTGACGCCGCTGCTGAACCTGATCGTCGAGCTGATTAAAAAAGAGACGAAGGTCGATCGGGCCAGCATCATGCTCTTAAATGAGAAGACCGGCGAGCTGACCGTCAAAGCAGGCACCGGCTTTGAAAACTTCGACGAAAAGAAATTACGGAAATATGTCGGGGAGGGGGTCGCCGGGTTGGCGGTGGAGCGGAAAGAGCCGATTCTGATTCAGGGAGGCATTGAGCAAAATCCCCATCTGGGCCGGCTCCTCGACGACAGCAAAGTCGTCTCGGGACTGTCGGTTCCGATCATGATTCGGAAGAAGGTCATCGGCGTCTTAAACCTCTCCAAATTTAATCCGGGCCAGCCGCTGGGGGAGAGCGATCTCGGCCTCATCTCCATCTTCTGCGGGCAGGCGGCCGTCGCCATCGAAAATGCGCGCCTCTACCGCGATATCAAAAACGCTTATTTTCGGACGCTGCAGGCGCTGGTCTCCGCCATTGAGATTAAAGACGAATTCAGCAAGGGACATTCTTCCGGGGTCGCTCAATATGCGGCGCTGATCGGAAAGGCGCTGGATCTGCCAAAGGCGCAACTTCGAGATCTGGCGATCGCCGCCGTCCTCCACGACATTGGAAAGATCGGAAGCAGCGACGACATCCTTCGTAAAGGAAGCAAGCTCTCGGAAGAAGAATTCGAGATGATGAAATTCCACCCCGCCAACGCAGTCAAAATCCTCGAGACGATCGGCCTCTCCCAGGAGATCCTCACCGCCATCCTCCATCACCATGAGTGGTGGGACGGCAGCGGCTATCCCAAGGGGCTTTCGAAGGAGGAGATTCCCCTTTTCTCCCGGATCATCACTATCGCCGACACCGTCGCCGCGATGACGAGCCACCGCCCCTACCAGCAGAAGGTCACCCTTGCCGAGGCGCAGAAAGAGATCCGCCTGTATCAAGGACGGCAATTCGACCCACACCTGGTCGACCTCTTCCTCAGAATTGAAGAGAAGACCTTCCTCCACCCTCATTCCTTCGACGTAGAAGGACTCTCCGACTAG
- a CDS encoding site-2 protease family protein: MEPESEGPKIPEVREIFQGGSAGNGIAPPIQQEAWAVSEEAEEKTRLTVPILLFIGTVFTTLIAGSYLEGGDPFRHPADLARGIAFSFTLMSILFVHEMGHYVTSKRYGIKTTPPYFIPGPWLPFGIGTFGAFIRMRSPILKKNALLDIGAAGPIAGFVVSIVAVGIGLYTSKIVEIEEGNALIRLGDPLIFSFMAYFLGKVPPAGYDVALSSMAFAGWFGLFVTSLNLLPIGQLDGGHIMYALLGKKQRFLSMAMVLVLILLGAMGWSGWYVWAILTSILGIRHPPIVDEEAPLDFKHQLIGWASIALFIVTFMPAPFKVS, from the coding sequence ATGGAGCCTGAAAGCGAAGGACCGAAAATTCCAGAGGTAAGAGAGATATTCCAGGGCGGTTCTGCGGGGAATGGGATAGCACCTCCGATTCAGCAGGAGGCCTGGGCGGTCTCGGAGGAAGCGGAAGAGAAGACGCGGCTCACCGTTCCGATTCTCCTTTTTATCGGGACGGTCTTCACGACCCTGATCGCCGGAAGTTATCTGGAGGGGGGAGATCCCTTCCGTCATCCGGCCGATCTGGCGCGGGGGATCGCTTTCTCGTTCACCCTGATGTCGATTCTGTTCGTTCATGAGATGGGTCATTATGTGACCTCAAAGCGATACGGTATCAAGACCACCCCCCCCTATTTTATTCCCGGCCCCTGGTTACCGTTCGGCATCGGAACCTTCGGCGCTTTCATCCGGATGCGCTCGCCGATTCTCAAAAAGAATGCGCTCCTCGACATCGGTGCGGCCGGACCGATTGCCGGATTTGTCGTCTCAATCGTCGCCGTGGGGATCGGACTCTATACCTCGAAGATCGTTGAGATAGAGGAGGGGAACGCCCTGATCCGATTGGGAGATCCCCTCATCTTTTCATTCATGGCTTATTTTCTCGGGAAGGTTCCGCCGGCCGGCTACGATGTGGCGCTCAGCTCGATGGCGTTTGCCGGATGGTTCGGCCTGTTCGTCACCTCGCTGAATCTGCTACCGATCGGCCAGCTGGATGGGGGGCACATCATGTATGCCCTGCTCGGAAAGAAGCAGCGGTTTCTCTCCATGGCGATGGTTCTGGTTTTAATTCTCTTGGGAGCGATGGGATGGTCTGGATGGTACGTCTGGGCGATCTTGACCTCGATTCTCGGGATTCGACATCCGCCGATCGTTGATGAAGAGGCACCGCTCGATTTCAAACATCAACTGATCGGATGGGCTTCCATCGCCCTCTTCATCGTCACCTTCATGCCGGCTCCCTTCAAAGTCAGCTAA
- a CDS encoding outer membrane lipoprotein-sorting protein — protein MLNRRLLILFFPLFTLLLLLASPSAAEEAPPKPAPSPEAILKAAYKRMYGMKDETAQVVFRVVDTSGAEKKTLFRLYWKNYFGQDGLNSKSLLVTEAPAHDKGEKFLLWERTDENKADLWLYLPELRQVRRLQPGRHHHHEAEPESDLFFEDMQQRPVDRDEHQLLSEEEVRGEACYVIENRLKGNPLYGKTIVYISKTDGTLRKVDYFAADGKQVKMQWIDWQQIDQAFVWKASQVVSTESSRKTFVEVTDVKVNVGLQDDQFSERALRR, from the coding sequence ATGTTAAACAGGCGTCTTTTGATTTTGTTTTTCCCATTATTCACCCTACTGCTTCTACTCGCTTCGCCCTCGGCGGCGGAAGAAGCGCCCCCTAAGCCGGCCCCTTCCCCCGAAGCGATCCTCAAAGCGGCGTATAAACGGATGTATGGGATGAAAGACGAAACGGCGCAAGTGGTCTTCCGCGTCGTTGATACCTCCGGCGCCGAGAAAAAGACCCTCTTCCGGCTTTACTGGAAAAACTATTTTGGTCAGGACGGTCTCAACAGCAAAAGCCTTTTGGTCACGGAAGCGCCGGCCCACGATAAGGGAGAAAAGTTCCTCCTCTGGGAGCGGACCGATGAAAACAAAGCCGATCTCTGGCTCTATCTTCCGGAGCTGCGGCAGGTTCGGCGACTGCAACCGGGACGCCACCACCATCACGAGGCGGAACCGGAATCGGATCTTTTTTTTGAGGACATGCAGCAGCGCCCGGTCGATCGGGACGAACACCAACTCCTCTCGGAAGAAGAGGTCCGCGGCGAGGCCTGTTACGTCATCGAGAATCGCCTCAAAGGAAACCCCCTTTACGGCAAAACCATCGTCTATATTTCAAAGACCGACGGCACCCTTCGAAAGGTAGATTACTTCGCCGCCGACGGCAAACAGGTCAAGATGCAATGGATCGATTGGCAGCAGATCGACCAAGCGTTTGTCTGGAAAGCCTCGCAGGTCGTCAGCACCGAGTCCTCCCGGAAAACATTCGTGGAGGTCACCGACGTGAAGGTCAATGTCGGGCTGCAGGACGACCAGTTCTCCGAGCGTGCCCTGCGGCGATAA
- a CDS encoding PAS domain S-box protein: MTERLKPEEALQHRIGIEKQITAISTHFINLPPEQTDCAINWALKVIGEFAGEDRSHLYLFTEQGTQIDNSHEWCAEEIPSIITAMKGLPVSAFPWWMDQLRRSESIHIPRLADLPPEAAAEKAILRQYDVKSVLSVPVTYGGNLVGFIGFDSVRAEKSWAEADIRLLKLVGEIIYAALDRKRLEETRQATLVYMEGMQQISEVIEQTTDLEVMITQVIERIRQIFRSDRAWLFYPCDPDASSWRVPVESTVPEYPGAFAKNVELPFDDTVREICRASLEQGEPVTYGPDHPIPGNPGWQRDFSIQSHMSIGLRPKLGKPWMVGLHQCAYPRIWSKNERRLFKDLSRKIADALDNLILYRNLRRSEEQYRSVVENVKEVIFQADTDGRFQFLNPAWKTMTGLSVDASLGTPFWKYVHPPDKRKNEEHFRALITGEKESVRYETRYRTTEGHVRWIEAYLQTARDAKGALTGLFGTLNDITERKQLEEQLRHAHKLEAVGQLTGGVAHEFNNLLTAITGNLALALDQLPPGSDLHTLIDPAQQAAWRAAGLTQQLLSFSRRNPIDLRPQNLGTEVKEVARLLRQAIDRRIRMEIEIDANLWPILADTGQMNQLIMNLCVNARDALLERIEVEGGPSASKEWEPRIIIQVENAHVDDAHHRVHPNAKSGKHVRLSVSDNGIGIDEALYHRIFEPFFTTKRVGRGTGLGLSAVYGIVAAHQGWIELQSAKGKGTTFSIYFPLTKQSPASTAPPLSEKPALHGGKTILLVDDEEAIRHLGKTILEHKGYRVLTAADGRETIDLFSKKKDEIDLIILDMTMPHRSGGEVLQQLRQIDPKLKVIVSSGHRSGQTFDLTDVTFLPKPYRPNDLLRTVMDALRQTSE, from the coding sequence TTGACCGAGCGATTGAAGCCTGAAGAGGCGCTCCAGCATCGGATCGGCATCGAAAAGCAGATCACCGCGATCTCCACGCACTTTATTAACCTTCCCCCCGAGCAGACCGACTGCGCCATCAATTGGGCCCTCAAAGTGATCGGCGAATTCGCCGGCGAAGACCGCAGCCACCTCTATCTTTTCACCGAGCAAGGAACCCAAATCGACAACTCCCACGAGTGGTGCGCGGAAGAGATTCCGTCGATCATCACTGCGATGAAAGGCCTCCCGGTCAGCGCCTTTCCGTGGTGGATGGATCAGCTCCGGCGGAGCGAGAGCATTCACATCCCCCGCCTTGCCGACCTTCCGCCCGAAGCGGCGGCGGAAAAAGCGATCCTGCGGCAATATGACGTAAAGTCGGTCCTCTCCGTCCCGGTGACCTACGGCGGAAACCTCGTCGGCTTTATCGGCTTCGATTCGGTCCGCGCCGAAAAGAGCTGGGCCGAAGCAGACATCCGCCTCTTGAAATTGGTCGGAGAGATCATTTATGCCGCACTCGATCGCAAGCGCTTGGAGGAAACCCGGCAGGCGACCCTGGTCTACATGGAAGGAATGCAGCAGATCTCCGAAGTCATCGAGCAGACGACCGACCTGGAGGTGATGATTACCCAGGTCATCGAGCGGATTCGCCAGATCTTTCGCTCCGACCGCGCCTGGCTTTTCTATCCTTGCGATCCGGACGCCTCCTCCTGGCGCGTTCCTGTGGAGAGCACCGTTCCGGAATATCCCGGCGCGTTCGCTAAAAATGTGGAATTACCGTTCGATGACACGGTCCGGGAGATCTGCCGCGCCTCGCTGGAACAGGGAGAGCCGGTCACCTACGGTCCGGATCACCCCATCCCCGGCAATCCGGGATGGCAGCGCGACTTCTCCATTCAATCGCACATGTCGATCGGACTTCGGCCCAAACTGGGGAAACCCTGGATGGTCGGCCTCCACCAATGCGCCTACCCGCGCATCTGGTCTAAAAACGAGCGGCGTCTTTTCAAGGACCTTTCTCGAAAAATCGCCGACGCGCTCGATAATCTGATCCTCTATCGCAATCTGCGCCGATCCGAGGAGCAGTACCGCTCGGTCGTGGAAAATGTGAAAGAGGTCATCTTCCAAGCCGATACCGATGGCCGCTTCCAATTTCTCAACCCGGCCTGGAAGACGATGACCGGCCTTTCGGTCGATGCCAGCTTGGGCACCCCTTTCTGGAAATATGTCCATCCCCCCGACAAGCGAAAAAACGAAGAGCATTTCCGCGCTTTGATCACCGGCGAAAAAGAATCGGTCCGCTATGAGACCCGCTACCGCACCACCGAAGGGCATGTCCGATGGATTGAAGCGTACCTCCAGACCGCCCGCGATGCCAAAGGAGCGTTAACCGGCCTCTTCGGAACGTTGAATGACATCACCGAACGAAAGCAGCTCGAAGAGCAGCTCAGGCATGCCCATAAACTCGAGGCGGTCGGCCAACTCACCGGCGGGGTGGCGCACGAATTCAACAACCTCCTGACGGCGATCACCGGGAACCTGGCGCTGGCCCTCGACCAGCTTCCCCCCGGAAGCGATCTCCACACCCTGATCGACCCCGCCCAGCAGGCCGCCTGGCGCGCGGCGGGGCTGACGCAGCAGCTCCTTTCGTTCAGCCGGCGGAATCCGATTGACCTTCGGCCCCAAAATCTCGGCACCGAGGTCAAAGAGGTCGCCCGCCTTCTCCGGCAGGCGATCGACCGCCGGATCCGAATGGAGATCGAAATCGACGCCAATCTCTGGCCGATCCTCGCCGATACGGGACAGATGAACCAGCTGATCATGAACCTCTGCGTCAATGCACGCGACGCCCTGTTGGAACGGATTGAAGTCGAGGGAGGCCCCTCTGCTTCCAAGGAGTGGGAGCCCCGCATTATAATCCAGGTCGAAAATGCTCATGTTGACGATGCGCACCACAGGGTCCATCCGAACGCCAAAAGCGGCAAGCACGTTCGCCTCTCCGTATCGGACAATGGGATCGGAATCGATGAAGCGCTCTATCATCGGATCTTTGAGCCGTTTTTCACCACAAAGCGGGTCGGACGCGGCACCGGGCTCGGCCTCTCCGCGGTCTATGGAATCGTTGCCGCACACCAGGGCTGGATTGAGCTGCAAAGCGCGAAGGGAAAAGGAACCACCTTTTCAATTTATTTTCCGCTCACCAAGCAGAGTCCCGCCTCCACAGCGCCTCCCTTGTCCGAGAAGCCGGCCCTGCATGGCGGAAAAACCATCCTCTTGGTCGACGACGAAGAGGCGATTCGCCACCTGGGAAAAACGATCTTAGAACACAAAGGCTATCGGGTGCTGACCGCCGCGGATGGACGGGAGACGATCGACCTCTTCTCCAAAAAGAAGGATGAGATCGATCTCATTATCCTCGACATGACGATGCCGCATCGATCGGGCGGAGAGGTGCTTCAGCAGCTCCGCCAAATCGATCCGAAGCTGAAAGTCATTGTCTCCAGCGGACATCGAAGCGGTCAGACGTTCGATCTCACCGATGTCACCTTCCTCCCGAAACCATACCGTCCCAACGACCTCCTCCGAACGGTCATGGATGCCCTCCGGCAAACCTCGGAGTAA